A window from Pan paniscus chromosome 14, NHGRI_mPanPan1-v2.0_pri, whole genome shotgun sequence encodes these proteins:
- the HNRNPA1L2 gene encoding LOW QUALITY PROTEIN: heterogeneous nuclear ribonucleoprotein A1-like 2 (The sequence of the model RefSeq protein was modified relative to this genomic sequence to represent the inferred CDS: inserted 1 base in 1 codon; deleted 2 bases in 1 codon; substituted 1 base at 1 genomic stop codon), with the protein MSKSASPKEPEQLRKLFIGGLSFETIDESLRSHFEQWGTLTDCLVMRDPNTKCSRGFGFVTYATVEEVDAAMNTRPHKVDGRVVEPKRAVSREDSQRPGAHLTVKKIFVGGIKEDTEEHHLRDYFEQYEKIEVIEIMTDXGSGKKRGFAFVTFDDHDSVXKIVIQKYHTVKGHNCEVRKALSKQEMASASSSQRGRSGSGNFGGGRGDGFGGNDNFGRGGNFSGRGGFGGSCGGGGYGGSGDGYNGFGNDGSNFGGGGSYNDSGNYNNQSSNFGPMKGGNFGGRSSGPCGGGGQYFAKPQNQGGYGGSSSSSSYQWQKILIRKQSLAGEESQRSDREATGYNRFVNSAKHSGGRA; encoded by the exons ATGTCTAAGTCAGCGTCTCCAAAAGAGCCCGAACAGCTGAGGAAGCTCTTCATTGGAGGGTTGAGCTTTGAAACAATCGATGAGAGCCTGAGGAGCCATTTTGAGCAATGGGGAACGCTCACAGACTGTCTGGTAATGAGAGATCCAAACACCAAGTGCTCCaggggctttgggtttgtcacatatgccACTGTGGAGGAGGTGGATGCAGCTATGAATACAAGGCCACACAAGGTGGATGGAAGAGTTGTGGAACCAAAGAGAGCTGTCTCCAGAGAAGATTCTCAAAGACCAGGTGCCCACTTAACtgtgaaaaagatatttgttggTGGCATTAAAGAAGACACTGAAGAGCATCACCTAAGAGATTATTTTGAACAGTATGAAAAAATTGAAGTAATTGAAATCATGACTGACTGAGGCAGTGGCAAGAAAAGGGGCTTTGCCTTTGTAACCTTTGACGACCATGACTCCG GTAAGATTGTCATTCAGAAATACCATACTGTGAAGGGCCACAACTGTGAAGTTAGAAAAGCCCTGTCAAAGCAAGAGATGGCTAGTGCTTCATCCAGCCAAAGAGGTCGAAGTGGTTCTGGAAACTTTGGTGGTGGTCGTGGAGATGGTTTCGGTGGGAATGACAACTTCGGTCGTGGAGGAAACTTCAGTGGTCGTGGTGGATTTGGTGgcagctgtggtggtggtggatatGGTGGCAGTGGGGATGGCTATAATGGATTTGGTAATGATGGAAGCAATTTTGGAGGTGGTGGAAGCTACAATGATTCTGGCAATTACAACAATCAGTCTTCAAATTTTGGACCCATGAAGGGAGGAAATTTTGGAGGCAGAAGCTCTGGCCCCTGTGGCGGTGGAGGCCAATACTTTGCAAAACCACAAAACCAAGGTGGCTATGGTGGttccagcagcagcagtagctat cagtggcagaagattttaattaggaaacaaagcttagcaggagaggagagccagagaaGTGACAGGGAAGCTACAGGTTACAACAGATTTGTGAactcagccaagcacagtggtggcAGGGCCTAG